A genomic window from Paenibacillus sp. FSL K6-0276 includes:
- a CDS encoding histidine phosphatase family protein, producing the protein MDECYPSGESPRAFFLRINDSFEHLCEDQCTNNEGKNIALVTHGGVINVVYHLLKDIEWSNINNSFPIAHTSIHKVDIFECKWDITPVEFS; encoded by the coding sequence ATGGATGAATGTTATCCTAGCGGTGAAAGCCCTCGTGCATTTTTTTTGCGAATCAATGATTCATTCGAACATTTATGTGAAGATCAATGTACAAACAATGAGGGTAAGAATATAGCGCTTGTAACTCATGGTGGTGTAATTAATGTTGTATATCATCTCTTGAAAGACATTGAATGGTCAAATATAAACAACTCATTTCCAATTGCACATACCAGCATTCATAAAGTGGATATCTTTGAATGCAAATGGGATATCACGCCTGTAGAATTTTCTTAA
- a CDS encoding ABC transporter ATP-binding protein gives MEVLRQLRGYYREKLHYLILSIVCLAAATAVGLITPNLLRRLIDDVIVPLKFKEVPVLALSVLAVVIVKACLQFAHGFYGGRLGNFLAYRLRNACYEKLQFLSFRYYDTAKTGDLMSRLTGDLEAIRNFIGFGFAQLLNVFFMVLFGSIMMFTINWQLTLVTLISMPFLAAVALRFESKIHPAFQEMRLALSSLTTAVQENITGVRTVKSFAREAHEVEKFSHRNERYKNNQIFAAELWSKFFPIMELLASVSIAILLGVGGTLVINEKMSLGELVAFFSLIWYIIGPVWGLGFHINNYTQSKASGERVLEVLNQRIDVKDKENARELVPSEVKGDVAFNHVTFAYGNKLPAVTDIHFEAKSGEIIGFLGGTGSGKSTITQLMMRAYDVNEGSITLDGIDIREYNVRSLRSQIATVFQETFLFSSSIRNNISYGLKNVSMEEIIRAAQLAKAHEFIMEMADGYDTVVGERGMGLSGGQKQRIAIARALLKNPRILILDDATSAVDMETEHEIQAGFQEVMNGRTTLIIAHRISSLRHADQIIVMNEGRVQQRGTHQELIEVPGPYQDVYRIQYADFLTRATGRGEE, from the coding sequence ATGGAAGTTCTCAGGCAACTGCGAGGCTATTACCGAGAGAAGCTACATTATTTGATTCTTTCGATTGTATGCTTGGCCGCCGCAACTGCAGTGGGGCTAATTACCCCCAATTTGTTAAGAAGGCTGATCGATGATGTAATTGTTCCACTCAAGTTTAAAGAGGTGCCCGTGTTGGCTCTCAGCGTGTTAGCAGTAGTAATCGTAAAAGCATGCCTACAATTTGCCCATGGTTTTTACGGAGGTCGGTTAGGTAATTTTCTAGCATACCGGCTACGTAACGCTTGTTATGAGAAATTGCAATTTCTATCTTTCCGTTATTATGATACCGCGAAAACAGGAGATCTGATGTCCCGGCTGACCGGAGATTTGGAAGCGATCCGAAACTTTATCGGTTTTGGTTTTGCTCAGCTGCTCAATGTGTTTTTTATGGTGCTATTTGGTTCTATTATGATGTTCACAATTAATTGGCAGCTAACACTGGTTACTTTGATTAGCATGCCATTTCTGGCTGCTGTAGCTTTAAGATTTGAGTCGAAGATTCATCCGGCCTTTCAAGAGATGCGTCTTGCGCTGAGTTCTCTGACAACGGCTGTACAGGAGAATATCACCGGTGTGCGTACTGTCAAATCGTTTGCTAGAGAGGCTCACGAAGTTGAGAAATTCTCACACCGTAATGAACGTTATAAGAACAATCAGATTTTTGCCGCAGAGCTTTGGAGTAAGTTTTTTCCTATCATGGAGCTTTTAGCATCGGTCAGTATAGCTATTCTGTTAGGCGTAGGTGGCACACTCGTCATTAACGAGAAAATGTCACTAGGCGAATTGGTTGCCTTCTTCAGTTTGATTTGGTACATCATTGGACCGGTATGGGGCTTAGGCTTTCATATTAATAACTATACACAGTCCAAAGCTTCGGGAGAACGTGTACTTGAAGTGCTTAATCAAAGAATTGATGTGAAGGATAAAGAGAATGCCCGTGAACTGGTACCTTCCGAGGTTAAGGGGGATGTAGCCTTCAATCACGTCACCTTTGCGTATGGGAATAAATTGCCTGCGGTTACTGACATCCATTTTGAAGCCAAATCGGGTGAGATTATCGGATTTCTTGGAGGTACAGGTTCAGGTAAATCAACCATTACACAACTGATGATGCGCGCTTACGATGTAAATGAAGGCAGTATTACGCTGGATGGCATTGATATTAGAGAGTACAATGTACGCAGTCTGCGGTCACAGATTGCCACCGTATTTCAGGAAACGTTCCTGTTCTCCTCATCCATCCGCAATAACATTTCATATGGCTTGAAAAATGTAAGCATGGAGGAGATTATCCGTGCTGCACAGTTGGCAAAGGCGCATGAATTCATTATGGAGATGGCAGACGGTTATGACACTGTAGTAGGCGAACGCGGGATGGGTCTCTCGGGCGGACAAAAGCAGCGGATCGCTATCGCAAGAGCACTCCTTAAGAATCCACGTATCCTCATTCTCGATGACGCGACCAGCGCTGTCGATATGGAAACAGAGCATGAGATTCAGGCTGGTTTCCAAGAGGTTATGAATGGGCGTACAACACTTATTATCGCCCATCGGATATCCTCCTTGCGTCATGCGGATCAGATCATTGTCATGAACGAAGGTCGTGTTCAGCAGCGTGGCACCCATCAGGAGCTAATTGAAGTTCCGGGTCCCTACCAAGATGTGTACCGGATACAATATGCTGACTTTCTAACAAGAGCTACCGGAAGAGGGGAGGAGTGA